A genomic window from Bacillus rossius redtenbacheri isolate Brsri chromosome 7, Brsri_v3, whole genome shotgun sequence includes:
- the LOC134534554 gene encoding uncharacterized protein LOC134534554, with protein sequence MLRTPTVLKSPREEAVRKRREVIALERRTKSPVDSRRGHGGSAMTTMDALLDCYFDSVVAGLDRSSLMLRRRRLQLVDFLSNAARGWCLAEGVSDPGFAVAAAVRRALRYHSDARASNGGVCRSGKYHDVLYVAAKLCVDWELRDHKVVAEVLVAVHGCERSFERLLAGALLGGKAAQLVSGWRGDSATPEESVAAAAYLFDAAARARLEHGEVRARTVDVPVDPYSGAAPARLALQLANLPMLELLLRHGARVSAPDLGPLLARISESSGGASSCRDLACLRLALRALPGLEPCLAPQGLVPPGRCGLAPPELKHLCRCAVREALWRGFQLPRGIALLPLPASLRDYLDLRQD encoded by the coding sequence ATGTTACGGACCCCCACCGTGCTCAAGTCACCTCGCGAGGAAGCCGTACGGAAGCGTCGCGAGGTAATCGCGTTAGAGCGGCGGACTAAGAGCCCAGTCGACAGTCGACGGGGACACGGCGGCTCTGCAATGACGACGATGGACGCTCTCCTGGACTGCTACTTCGACAGCGTGGTGGCCGGCCTGGACCGCAGCAGCCTGATGCTGCGCCGCCGCCGCCTGCAGCTGGTAGACTTCCTCAGCAACGCGGCGCGCGGCTGGTGCCTCGCCGAAGGGGTCTCAGACCCGGGTTTTGCCGTCGCGGCGGCGGTGCGGCGCGCCCTGCGCTACCACTCGGACGCGCGCGCCTCCAACGGCGGCGTCTGCCGCTCCGGAAAGTACCACGACGTCCTGTACGTGGCGGCCAAGCTGTGCGTGGACTGGGAGCTGCGCGACCACAAGGTCGTCGCGGAGGTTCTGGTGGCGGTGCACGGCTGCGAGCGGAGCTTCGAGCGGCTGCTCGCGGGGGCGCTGCTCGGCGGGAAGGCGGCGCAGCTGGTGAGCGGCTGGCGAGGGGACTCGGCCACGCCGGAGGAGTCGGTCGCCGCCGCAGCCTACCTGTTCGACGCGGCGGCGCGCGCGAGGCTGGAGCACGGGGAAGTCCGCGCGCGCACCGTCGACGTGCCCGTCGACCCGTACAGCGGGGCTGCCCCCGCGAGGCTCGCCCTGCAGCTCGCCAACCTGCCGATGCTGGAGCTGCTGCTGCGGCACGGCGCGAGGGTCTCTGCCCCGGACCTGGGGCCCCTGCTCGCGAGGATCTCCGAGTCCTCCGGCGGGGCTTCCAGCTGCCGGGACCTGGCCTGCCTGAGGCTCGCGCTGAGGGCGCTGCCCGGCCTGGAGCCGTGCCTCGCGCCTCAGGGGCTGGTCCCGCCGGGCAGGTGCGGCCTCGCGCCCCCGGAGCTCAAGCACCTGTGTCGCTGCGCCGTGCGGGAGGCTCTCTGGCGCGGCTTCCAGCTGCCCAGGGGCATCGCGCTGCTGCCCCTCCCAGCCTCGCTGCGGGACTACCTGGACCTCCGCCAGGACTGA